A genome region from Clostridium pasteurianum includes the following:
- a CDS encoding cupin domain-containing protein, whose translation MSSLKIYTNEDSISVKKPNGTEVDYFIFDEYEIHLNKIPPHSIQEWHRHQKIDEALIMTSGEICLKWIEDGKECSRIITKGMVVRMGRAVHTLQNNTDAPAEFNIVRTVPQGKDNREIIKNDKIVVK comes from the coding sequence ATGTCTAGTCTAAAAATATATACAAATGAAGATTCTATATCAGTAAAGAAACCAAACGGTACAGAGGTTGATTACTTTATTTTTGACGAGTATGAAATACATTTAAATAAAATACCTCCTCACTCCATTCAAGAGTGGCATAGGCATCAGAAAATAGATGAAGCTCTCATAATGACAAGCGGTGAGATATGTTTAAAGTGGATAGAGGATGGAAAAGAATGCAGCAGAATTATTACTAAAGGCATGGTAGTTAGAATGGGAAGAGCAGTTCATACTCTCCAAAATAATACGGATGCTCCAGCGGAATTCAATATTGTAAGAACTGTACCGCAAGGAAAAGACAACAGGGAAATAATTAAAAATGACAAGATAGTTGTGAAGTAA
- a CDS encoding sugar phosphate isomerase/epimerase family protein, producing MNESIHKYMKVGLIHFMAYPECGKGEGPILETLKKIAMDDYFDAVEISWIKDDNVRKEAKKMLETSNLSVAYGAQPRLLTTGLNINDIDEEKRFEALKTLKDGIDEAYEMNSKSFAFLSGQYKEDKKEEAFEALVKSTKELCSYAKEKGDMKVLLEVFDYDVDKKSLIGPAALAKRFAKEMTKQYDNFGLIVDLSHIPQLHETIEESILPVREYILHAHMGNCVIKDPKFPAYGDQHPRFGFPNSECDVEELTEYLKVLKFIGFINKENPPIISFEIKPYGDEDPDLVIANAKKVLNNAWARV from the coding sequence ATGAATGAATCAATACACAAGTATATGAAGGTTGGCTTAATTCATTTCATGGCATATCCTGAATGCGGTAAGGGAGAAGGACCTATACTTGAGACACTTAAGAAAATAGCCATGGATGATTATTTTGATGCTGTTGAAATCTCATGGATAAAGGATGATAATGTAAGAAAAGAAGCAAAGAAAATGTTAGAAACCTCCAATCTTTCAGTTGCATATGGTGCACAGCCAAGGCTTTTGACAACTGGATTAAACATAAATGATATTGATGAAGAAAAAAGATTTGAAGCACTTAAAACACTTAAAGATGGAATTGACGAAGCATATGAAATGAATTCTAAAAGTTTCGCTTTTTTAAGTGGACAATATAAAGAAGATAAAAAGGAAGAGGCATTTGAAGCTCTTGTTAAATCTACAAAAGAGCTGTGCAGTTATGCAAAGGAAAAAGGCGATATGAAAGTACTTCTTGAGGTTTTTGATTATGATGTGGACAAGAAATCTTTGATAGGACCTGCTGCTTTAGCAAAAAGGTTCGCAAAAGAGATGACTAAACAGTATGATAATTTTGGACTTATTGTTGATTTGAGTCATATACCTCAGCTTCATGAAACTATAGAGGAATCAATACTTCCAGTAAGAGAGTATATACTTCATGCCCATATGGGAAACTGTGTAATAAAGGACCCTAAATTTCCTGCATATGGAGATCAGCATCCTAGATTTGGCTTTCCCAATAGTGAGTGTGATGTTGAGGAGCTTACAGAATATCTTAAAGTTTTGAAGTTCATAGGATTTATAAATAAGGAAAATCCACCTATAATAAGTTTTGAGATTAAACCTTATGGTGATGAAGACCCTGATCTTGTGATAGCAAATGCAAAGAAAGTACTCAATAATGCATGGGCTAGAGTTTAA
- a CDS encoding D-2-hydroxyacid dehydrogenase, protein MKTVVLDGYVLNPGDMSWEGFEKLGDLTVYERTDYTGKEEAKIIERSKDADAILTNKTIISRNVIENLPKLKYIGVLATGYNVVDLEAAKEKGILVTNIPAYSTASVVQMSIGLLLEVCGHMGDHNMSVKKGDWQNCADFSYWNYPVIEVANKTIGLVGYGSIGKAMHKACEALGMKVLVNTPHPDKKFETENMKFADLDTLLREADVISLHCPLKAENKEMINKDNIKKMKDGVIIINTARGGLINEQDLYEALQSKKVYAAAVDVVTSEPISANSPLLKAENCIITPHISWATSEARQRLMDIAVNNLKQFVNGTPINVVNK, encoded by the coding sequence ATGAAAACAGTAGTTTTGGATGGATATGTATTAAATCCAGGAGATATGTCTTGGGAAGGTTTTGAAAAACTTGGGGATTTAACTGTATATGAAAGAACAGATTATACAGGAAAAGAAGAAGCAAAAATTATAGAAAGATCTAAAGATGCCGATGCTATTCTAACTAATAAAACCATTATATCAAGAAATGTAATTGAAAATCTTCCTAAATTAAAGTATATAGGTGTTTTGGCTACAGGATATAATGTTGTTGATTTAGAGGCTGCAAAAGAAAAAGGAATATTAGTAACAAATATTCCTGCTTACAGTACGGCATCTGTAGTTCAAATGTCTATAGGACTTTTACTTGAAGTATGTGGTCACATGGGAGATCATAATATGTCTGTAAAAAAAGGTGACTGGCAAAATTGTGCGGACTTTTCATATTGGAATTATCCAGTAATTGAAGTAGCAAATAAAACTATAGGACTTGTTGGTTACGGAAGTATAGGGAAGGCTATGCATAAAGCTTGTGAAGCTCTTGGAATGAAGGTACTTGTAAATACACCTCATCCGGACAAGAAGTTTGAAACGGAAAATATGAAATTTGCAGATTTAGATACTCTTTTACGTGAAGCAGATGTTATTTCACTTCACTGTCCATTAAAAGCAGAAAACAAGGAAATGATAAATAAAGATAACATTAAGAAAATGAAGGACGGCGTAATTATAATAAACACAGCAAGGGGAGGGCTCATAAACGAGCAGGATTTATATGAAGCACTTCAAAGTAAAAAAGTTTATGCAGCAGCAGTTGATGTTGTTACTTCTGAACCTATAAGTGCAAATAGCCCACTTTTGAAGGCTGAAAACTGCATAATAACTCCTCATATTTCATGGGCGACTAGTGAAGCAAGGCAGAGGCTCATGGATATAGCTGTTAATAATTTAAAGCAGTTTGTTAATGGAACTCCAATTAATGTTGTAAATAAATAG
- a CDS encoding Imm74 family immunity protein: MVKITGTRSYIKVEMNGKTVKIPGEMIIGGFVAVKKAIKEWEKPAKEVIDEETKEKLIREVVSKTKDSYMVITFE, encoded by the coding sequence ATGGTAAAAATAACAGGAACACGTTCATATATTAAAGTGGAGATGAATGGGAAAACAGTAAAAATTCCAGGTGAAATGATTATAGGAGGTTTCGTTGCAGTTAAGAAAGCTATAAAAGAATGGGAGAAGCCTGCTAAAGAAGTAATAGATGAAGAAACAAAGGAAAAACTAATCAGAGAGGTGGTTAGTAAAACAAAAGATTCATATATGGTAATTACATTTGAATAA
- a CDS encoding MBL fold metallo-hydrolase, with amino-acid sequence MIKFTGIGSAFNTKLGNTSAFVKNNNSLLVIDCGGTVFHRLQELNLLDCVENLYIIITHTHPDHVGSLGELIFYSYYILKHIPTIFFPDKELIEGFLASIGVSTEMYKLNSSKIVGINDISLGKFNIEFLPVSHVNTIPAYGFIMKLYEKSFYYSGDANNISGDIINMIMNGEIYRIYQDTCGLDYEGNNHLSLSKLCKIVPLEFRNKVYCMHLDEHITEKEIKDKDFNVVYL; translated from the coding sequence ATGATTAAATTTACGGGAATAGGCAGTGCTTTTAATACAAAACTTGGTAATACAAGTGCTTTTGTAAAGAATAATAATAGCTTACTTGTTATTGATTGTGGAGGTACTGTGTTTCATAGATTGCAAGAATTAAATTTACTTGATTGCGTTGAAAATTTATATATTATTATAACTCATACACATCCTGATCATGTTGGAAGCCTTGGAGAATTAATATTTTATTCATACTATATTTTGAAGCATATACCAACTATTTTCTTTCCTGACAAAGAACTTATTGAAGGATTTTTAGCTAGTATAGGTGTAAGTACTGAAATGTATAAACTTAATAGCTCTAAAATAGTAGGTATTAATGATATATCACTAGGAAAGTTTAATATAGAATTTTTGCCTGTTTCTCATGTTAATACAATACCAGCATATGGATTTATAATGAAATTATATGAGAAGTCATTCTACTATAGTGGAGATGCAAATAATATAAGTGGCGATATTATTAACATGATTATGAATGGAGAGATTTATAGAATTTATCAAGATACATGTGGATTGGACTATGAAGGGAATAATCACTTATCATTAAGCAAGCTTTGCAAAATAGTACCACTTGAATTTAGAAATAAGGTTTATTGTATGCATCTTGATGAACATATTACGGAGAAGGAAATAAAGGATAAAGATTTTAATGTAGTTTATTTATAA
- a CDS encoding sigma 54-interacting transcriptional regulator, with protein MKRIEKIYNYILEKTNKFDIDTLRQKCGFSSEEISKNLDILRNNVSMELNKLLRQGKIIKIKVRPVLYIDKVCIEKLINKKLPEGPIEIKSLDEILIPEEKVEKAEKKSPFDRLIGAKGSLRNQVEQAKAAILYPPNGLHTLIVGQTGVGKTLFANMMYNEAKYVNRLREGSPFVVFNCADYYNNPQLLISHLFGHIKGAYTGADSDKAGIVEKADGGILFLDEIHRLPPEGQEMLFYFMDTSKFNRLGETERNRKSSVLIIGATTEDPNSSLLKTFIRRIPIVITIPSFEKRSVQDKVDLIKYLFSNEAHRVNKVIKIEDEAVKAIIGSTSYGNIGQMKSNIQLVCATAFLKSINNKDYIDITFKSLPSDIKNGLFYLSGKRKEMEKISDYLDSQLVITPEGHNVLIDEDPYDPPFNLYKIIEDKAAILKEGGADDEYINNFITTDINVHIKSFYNKVKNDDDDRNKILKIVNEDILEFSEDVVIMIEKKTGKKLSDRFLYALSLHISSFLNRLSNHRDLKYTNIEGIIEDKRTEFNIAVEIKGMLEKRYNVVVPKIEVIYLTILISSITEEQNNTHVAIIVAAHGSSTASSMVNVAKQLLGEGVVEAIDMPLEINPTQILDEIIEKAREIDMGKGILLLVDMGSLANFDSIIMEKTDIKVKTIDMVTTSLVLEAVRKANILDMDLDALYNSLKQFKGYSKVEKEEKVINVKKKKAIITICSTVEGTAIKLKELVEKIVKSTGEKEIDILPISINGMKKEIVKIKNSYNIIASVGVLNPKIEAPFISLEELISGDGENILMSIIQRKSFKIKQNNENTVVKDLCEDSLNQFLTYLNPSKIISVLYQFVSFLEKNEKVSFNNATKIRIMVHVGCALERMVIKDGLEYKGEKDKVNKHKVKVIKEANKIFKKAINITLSEDEILFLAEIME; from the coding sequence TTGAAAAGGATAGAAAAAATATATAATTATATTCTAGAAAAAACCAATAAATTTGACATTGATACACTGAGACAGAAATGTGGGTTTAGTTCCGAAGAAATTTCAAAGAATTTAGACATATTAAGAAACAATGTAAGTATGGAACTTAATAAACTGTTAAGGCAAGGGAAGATAATAAAAATAAAAGTCCGACCCGTACTATATATTGATAAGGTATGTATTGAAAAGCTTATCAATAAAAAGTTACCAGAAGGACCTATTGAAATAAAATCCTTAGATGAAATTTTGATTCCTGAAGAAAAGGTAGAAAAAGCAGAAAAAAAATCTCCATTTGACAGATTAATTGGAGCTAAGGGAAGTCTTAGAAATCAAGTTGAACAGGCAAAAGCAGCAATATTATATCCACCTAATGGACTGCATACTCTTATTGTAGGTCAAACAGGTGTTGGTAAGACGCTTTTTGCAAATATGATGTACAATGAGGCAAAATACGTAAATAGATTAAGGGAAGGTTCACCTTTTGTAGTATTTAATTGTGCAGATTACTATAATAATCCACAACTTTTAATATCACATTTATTTGGACATATAAAAGGAGCCTATACAGGGGCAGACAGTGATAAGGCTGGAATAGTAGAGAAGGCTGATGGTGGAATATTATTTCTAGATGAAATACACAGGCTTCCTCCAGAAGGTCAAGAAATGTTATTTTACTTTATGGATACAAGTAAATTTAACAGATTAGGAGAAACTGAAAGAAATAGAAAATCATCTGTACTTATAATTGGAGCTACTACAGAAGATCCTAATTCATCATTATTGAAAACATTTATTAGAAGAATACCAATAGTAATAACTATCCCTAGTTTTGAAAAAAGATCGGTACAAGATAAGGTTGACTTAATTAAATATTTATTTTCAAATGAAGCACATAGAGTAAATAAAGTAATCAAAATAGAAGATGAGGCCGTTAAAGCAATAATTGGAAGCACTTCCTATGGAAATATTGGGCAGATGAAGTCTAATATACAGTTAGTTTGTGCTACAGCATTTTTAAAGAGTATCAATAATAAGGATTATATTGATATTACATTTAAATCGTTACCATCAGATATTAAAAATGGACTTTTTTATTTAAGTGGAAAGAGAAAAGAAATGGAAAAGATATCTGATTATCTTGATTCTCAGCTAGTAATAACACCGGAGGGGCATAATGTACTAATTGATGAGGATCCTTATGACCCACCTTTTAATCTTTATAAAATAATAGAGGATAAAGCTGCAATATTAAAAGAGGGCGGCGCCGACGATGAGTATATAAACAATTTTATAACTACAGATATCAATGTTCATATTAAATCCTTCTATAATAAGGTTAAAAATGATGATGATGATAGAAATAAAATATTGAAAATTGTAAATGAAGATATATTAGAATTCTCAGAAGATGTAGTTATAATGATTGAAAAGAAAACAGGTAAGAAGCTAAGTGATAGGTTTTTATATGCTTTAAGTCTCCATATAAGTTCTTTTTTAAATAGATTAAGTAATCATCGAGATTTGAAATACACTAATATAGAAGGAATAATAGAGGATAAGCGAACAGAATTTAACATTGCGGTTGAAATTAAAGGAATGCTTGAAAAAAGATATAATGTAGTTGTGCCTAAAATTGAAGTGATATATTTGACAATTTTAATTAGTTCAATTACAGAAGAACAAAACAATACACATGTGGCAATAATAGTTGCAGCTCATGGCAGTAGTACGGCTAGCAGTATGGTAAATGTTGCAAAGCAATTATTAGGAGAAGGAGTAGTAGAAGCAATTGACATGCCGCTTGAAATAAATCCAACGCAAATACTTGATGAAATAATTGAAAAAGCTAGAGAAATTGATATGGGAAAAGGAATACTTTTGCTAGTTGATATGGGATCTCTTGCAAATTTTGATTCAATAATAATGGAAAAGACGGATATTAAAGTTAAGACAATAGATATGGTGACTACATCACTAGTACTTGAAGCTGTAAGAAAGGCTAATATTCTGGATATGGATTTGGATGCCTTGTACAATTCACTTAAGCAATTTAAAGGATATTCAAAGGTTGAGAAAGAAGAAAAAGTTATAAATGTAAAGAAGAAAAAGGCAATAATAACGATATGCTCAACAGTGGAAGGAACTGCAATAAAATTAAAAGAACTTGTGGAGAAAATTGTTAAAAGTACTGGCGAAAAGGAAATTGATATTTTGCCAATAAGTATAAATGGTATGAAAAAAGAAATAGTAAAAATAAAAAATAGCTATAATATAATAGCTTCCGTGGGCGTTTTAAATCCTAAAATTGAAGCACCATTTATATCTCTTGAAGAATTAATTAGTGGTGATGGTGAAAATATTTTAATGAGTATAATACAGCGAAAGAGTTTTAAAATCAAACAAAATAATGAAAATACAGTAGTTAAGGACTTATGTGAAGACAGCCTAAATCAATTTTTAACTTATTTAAATCCTTCTAAAATAATAAGTGTATTATATCAGTTTGTAAGCTTTTTAGAAAAAAATGAAAAGGTGAGCTTTAACAATGCAACCAAAATAAGAATAATGGTTCATGTTGGCTGTGCTTTAGAGAGAATGGTAATAAAGGACGGCTTAGAATATAAAGGAGAAAAGGATAAGGTAAATAAACACAAAGTCAAGGTCATAAAAGAAGCGAATAAAATATTTAAGAAAGCTATAAATATAACTTTATCTGAAGACGAAATACTATTTTTAGCAGAAATAATGGAATAA
- a CDS encoding mannose/fructose/sorbose PTS transporter subunit IIB — MNIVLARIDDRLIHGQVATIWSRATKCQRIIVCNDDVEKDPIRKILLEQVAPPGIRTNVLGIDKAIRVYNDLKYIDDKILLLFTNPTDVVRMIEGGVDIKSVNIGGMSFKEGKKQITNTVSVNDTDIEAFKKLNKKGIELEIRKVASDSKVDLMSKLKDLK, encoded by the coding sequence ATGAATATAGTATTGGCAAGAATTGATGACAGATTGATACATGGTCAGGTAGCAACAATTTGGTCAAGAGCTACAAAATGCCAAAGGATAATTGTATGTAATGATGATGTAGAAAAGGATCCAATTAGAAAAATACTTTTAGAACAAGTTGCACCTCCTGGAATTAGAACAAATGTTTTAGGAATTGATAAAGCGATAAGAGTTTATAATGATCTAAAATATATAGATGACAAAATATTACTGCTATTTACTAATCCGACTGATGTTGTGAGAATGATTGAGGGAGGAGTAGACATAAAAAGTGTAAACATTGGTGGTATGTCCTTTAAGGAAGGCAAAAAACAAATAACTAATACAGTATCAGTAAATGATACAGATATTGAAGCTTTCAAGAAATTAAATAAAAAGGGCATTGAATTAGAGATAAGAAAGGTTGCTTCAGATTCAAAAGTAGACTTAATGTCAAAGTTAAAAGATTTAAAGTAA
- a CDS encoding mannose/fructose/sorbose PTS transporter subunit IIA, translated as MVGIILASHGEFAKGILQSSTMIFGKQENVQAVTLMPSEGPDDIKTKIKNAIESFDNQDEVLFLVDLWGGTPFNQVNSLFEEHKDKWAIVAGMNLPMVIEAYASRLSMESAQKIAASILKTAKEGVKVRPEELEPEDTGKTSTQQYSMGKPGSFEYVLARIDSRLLHGQVATAWSKTTNPTRIIVVSDAVSKDELRKKLIQQAAPPGVKAHVVPINQMIKLAKDDKHFGGERALLLFENPEDVLRAVKGGVPLKTINVGSMAHSVGKVQPNKVLAFNQEDIDTFNELKAAGLNFDVRKVPNDSKENMDEILKKAQAELNKLK; from the coding sequence ATGGTAGGAATTATTCTTGCTAGTCATGGAGAATTTGCTAAAGGCATCTTACAATCTAGTACGATGATTTTTGGAAAACAGGAAAACGTGCAAGCTGTTACATTGATGCCTAGTGAAGGTCCTGATGATATTAAAACAAAGATAAAAAATGCAATTGAATCCTTTGACAACCAAGATGAAGTTTTATTCTTAGTTGATCTTTGGGGCGGTACACCATTCAACCAAGTAAACAGTCTATTTGAAGAACATAAAGATAAATGGGCAATTGTAGCTGGTATGAATCTACCAATGGTAATTGAAGCTTATGCTTCACGTCTTTCAATGGAATCCGCACAGAAAATTGCAGCTAGTATATTAAAAACAGCTAAAGAAGGAGTTAAAGTTAGACCTGAAGAGTTAGAACCAGAAGATACAGGCAAAACTTCTACTCAACAGTATAGTATGGGCAAACCTGGATCATTTGAATATGTTTTAGCTCGTATAGACTCACGTTTACTTCATGGGCAAGTAGCTACTGCTTGGTCAAAGACTACGAATCCTACACGAATTATTGTCGTGTCAGATGCAGTATCAAAGGATGAGCTTCGTAAAAAATTAATTCAACAGGCTGCTCCTCCAGGGGTTAAAGCTCATGTTGTTCCAATTAATCAAATGATTAAACTTGCAAAAGATGATAAACATTTTGGTGGAGAACGTGCATTACTTCTTTTTGAAAATCCAGAAGATGTACTTAGAGCAGTAAAAGGTGGAGTACCTTTGAAGACAATAAATGTTGGTTCTATGGCTCATTCTGTAGGTAAAGTTCAGCCAAACAAAGTGCTTGCATTTAATCAAGAAGATATTGATACATTCAATGAGCTTAAAGCGGCAGGACTTAATTTTGATGTTCGTAAAGTTCCAAATGATTCAAAAGAAAATATGGACGAAATTCTAAAAAAAGCGCAAGCTGAATTAAATAAATTAAAATAA
- a CDS encoding PTS mannose/fructose/sorbose transporter subunit IIC: MSLNIIQMILVVLVAFLAGVEGVLDEFHFHQPIIACTLIGLVTGNLIPCLILGGSLEMIALGWANIGAAVAPDAAIASVASAIILVLGGQGKAGVASAVAIAVPLAVAGLLLQTICRTIGVFIIHLMDAAAEEGNMRKIEMWHITAICMHALRCVIPAVLILAIGAGPIRSLLAAMPAWLSDGLAIGGGMVVAVGYAMVINMMATKEVWPFFAIGFVLATVSQITLIGLGVIGVSIALLYLALSKKGGSGNGGGSNTGDPIGDIIDRY; this comes from the coding sequence ATGAGTCTAAATATTATCCAAATGATATTAGTCGTTTTGGTGGCGTTTCTAGCCGGTGTTGAAGGCGTTTTGGATGAATTCCATTTTCACCAACCAATAATTGCTTGCACGTTAATTGGCTTAGTCACAGGTAATTTAATACCATGCCTAATTTTAGGTGGTAGTCTTGAAATGATTGCCTTAGGTTGGGCAAATATTGGTGCTGCTGTAGCACCAGATGCAGCAATAGCGTCTGTTGCATCCGCAATTATTTTAGTTCTTGGAGGACAAGGTAAAGCAGGTGTTGCTTCAGCTGTTGCAATTGCTGTTCCACTAGCAGTTGCAGGGCTATTATTACAAACTATTTGCCGTACAATCGGTGTATTCATTATACATCTTATGGATGCTGCTGCTGAAGAAGGAAATATGAGAAAAATTGAAATGTGGCATATTACTGCTATTTGTATGCATGCTCTACGTTGTGTAATTCCAGCAGTATTGATCTTAGCAATTGGTGCTGGTCCTATTCGTTCATTGCTTGCAGCTATGCCGGCTTGGTTATCAGATGGTTTAGCAATAGGTGGTGGAATGGTTGTAGCTGTTGGTTATGCAATGGTAATCAATATGATGGCTACAAAAGAAGTATGGCCATTCTTCGCAATTGGTTTTGTTTTAGCAACTGTTTCACAAATTACACTTATTGGATTAGGTGTAATCGGTGTATCTATAGCTCTTCTTTACTTAGCACTTTCTAAAAAAGGCGGCTCTGGTAATGGTGGAGGCTCAAATACTGGTGATCCAATAGGCGACATTATTGATCGCTACTAA
- a CDS encoding PTS system mannose/fructose/sorbose family transporter subunit IID — MEKKVKLTKKDRISVCWRSTFIQGSWNYERMQNGGWTFALIPAIKKLYKTKEDRVAALKRHLEFFNTHPYLASPVIGVTLALEEERANGAPIDDVTIQGVKVGMMGPLAGIGDPVFWFTVKPILGALAASLALTGNILGPIIYFVVWNAIRMSFMWYTQEFGYKAGSRITDDLSGGLLQEVTKGASILGMFILGSLVNRWVSVKFTPVVSSVKYAKGAYIDWSKLPAGPNGIKQALLQQAAGLSLTDNKVTTLQGNLDSLIPGLAGLVITFICMWLLKKKISPIVIILGLFIIGVVFHVIGLM, encoded by the coding sequence ATGGAAAAGAAAGTAAAATTAACAAAAAAAGATCGTATTTCTGTTTGTTGGCGTTCAACTTTCATTCAAGGTTCATGGAACTACGAAAGAATGCAAAATGGTGGTTGGACTTTTGCATTGATCCCAGCAATTAAAAAGTTATATAAGACTAAAGAAGATAGAGTAGCTGCATTGAAACGTCACTTGGAGTTTTTTAATACTCATCCATACTTAGCTTCGCCAGTCATTGGTGTAACATTAGCATTGGAAGAGGAACGTGCGAACGGTGCACCAATTGATGATGTAACCATTCAAGGTGTTAAAGTTGGTATGATGGGACCTTTAGCAGGTATTGGGGATCCAGTATTCTGGTTTACCGTTAAGCCAATTTTAGGAGCATTAGCTGCTTCACTTGCTTTGACTGGTAACATTCTCGGACCAATTATATATTTCGTTGTTTGGAATGCTATTCGTATGTCATTTATGTGGTATACACAAGAGTTTGGTTATAAAGCAGGATCTCGTATTACTGATGATTTATCAGGTGGTTTATTACAAGAAGTTACAAAAGGAGCATCCATCCTTGGTATGTTCATTTTAGGATCATTAGTTAATAGGTGGGTATCTGTTAAATTTACACCTGTAGTATCATCTGTTAAGTACGCTAAGGGTGCATACATTGATTGGAGCAAACTTCCTGCAGGACCAAATGGTATTAAACAGGCTTTGTTGCAGCAAGCAGCTGGTTTGTCATTAACTGATAATAAAGTTACAACGCTTCAAGGTAATTTAGATTCATTGATTCCCGGACTTGCTGGATTAGTAATTACATTTATTTGTATGTGGTTACTTAAGAAGAAAATATCTCCAATTGTAATTATCCTTGGATTATTTATAATCGGTGTTGTTTTCCACGTGATCGGTTTAATGTAA
- a CDS encoding DUF956 family protein — MIQSLNTKVDLVMDATSFTGITAYGKIMIGDKGFEFYSSRDARKYIQIPWEEVDYVIVSIMLKGKWIPRYAIKTKKNGTYSFASKESKKVLRAIREYVDPDHMVRSLSFFDVVKRAVKSKFKKEEK; from the coding sequence ATGATTCAATCACTTAATACAAAAGTGGATTTAGTAATGGATGCAACATCCTTTACCGGTATTACAGCTTACGGTAAAATTATGATTGGAGACAAAGGTTTTGAGTTTTATAGTTCTCGTGATGCCCGCAAGTATATTCAAATTCCATGGGAAGAGGTTGACTATGTCATTGTGTCCATAATGCTAAAAGGAAAATGGATTCCACGATATGCCATAAAAACTAAGAAAAATGGCACATATTCTTTTGCCTCTAAAGAATCAAAAAAAGTACTTCGAGCTATTAGAGAATACGTTGATCCAGATCATATGGTTCGTTCATTAAGTTTTTTTGATGTTGTAAAGCGAGCGGTGAAATCAAAATTCAAGAAAGAAGAGAAGTAA
- a CDS encoding S-ribosylhomocysteine lyase: protein MEKIASFTVNHLKLKPGVYVSRKDKFGDVVLTTFDIRMTSPNDEPVMNTAEVHTIEHLGATFLRNHKAYASKTVYFGPMGCRTGFYLILQGNYESKDIVDLLKEMYQFIANFKGDVPGAAARDCGNYLDMNLPMANYWGKKYLNEVLNNIGEDRLIYPQ, encoded by the coding sequence ATGGAAAAAATCGCAAGTTTTACAGTTAATCATTTGAAATTAAAGCCTGGAGTTTATGTTTCAAGAAAAGATAAATTTGGAGATGTAGTGTTAACTACTTTTGATATACGAATGACAAGCCCTAACGATGAACCCGTTATGAACACAGCTGAGGTTCACACTATTGAGCATTTAGGTGCAACCTTTTTGAGAAATCACAAAGCTTATGCTTCAAAAACAGTATACTTTGGACCAATGGGCTGCAGAACAGGCTTTTATTTGATTTTGCAGGGAAATTATGAATCAAAAGACATTGTTGATTTATTAAAAGAAATGTATCAATTCATAGCTAATTTTAAAGGTGATGTACCCGGCGCTGCTGCACGTGACTGCGGAAATTACTTAGATATGAATTTACCTATGGCTAACTACTGGGGCAAAAAATATTTAAATGAAGTACTTAATAATATTGGCGAAGATAGATTGATTTATCCGCAATAA